A window of the Trueperaceae bacterium genome harbors these coding sequences:
- a CDS encoding ATP-binding cassette domain-containing protein, translating to MLSRGGRAASQDGRRKVTRADWSQLRRAATFLRPHRGALAGGIVAVALAGGLGLVFPLLIRDLLNSAFAPGAASDLARGELDRVALLLLGLMLVQAVFNYLRMYLLGRVGEAVVADVRKRVFAHLLGLSVRFFEDRRTGEITSRLTADIATLQGAVSLQLAQFVNQGVTLVGGLAVLLFLEWRLTLLMLAVIPALVVAAAVFSRGLRRYSTRFQDDLAAANAAAEEAMTSIRVVKSFTAERLEERRYAQAIDRSYGSALKRVTLRAYFVPAVILGMSLGLALVLWYGGQLAVAGALKSGDLVAFLLITVFVAGSIGTFTDLWAQLQQAIGASRRIFELLDETTDLPEPAHPVTLPSVRGEVRFEGVSFGYGRGGAAVLHGVDLVARPGEVVALVGPSGAGKSTLVSLVSRFYDVDAGRVTLDGVDVRRLATADLRALIGLVPQETQLFSGSVLENVRYGRPSAGDEEVKEACVAANADGFVEALPHGYATQVGERGALLSGGQRQRLAIARALLKDPRILILDEATSSLDSESEALVQAALEVLMRGRTTFVIAHRLATVRRADRILVLAGGRIVESGAHDELLAAEGVYADLYQLQFAGGAPVAAR from the coding sequence ATGCTCTCTCGCGGCGGTCGCGCCGCCTCGCAGGACGGGCGTCGCAAGGTGACGAGGGCCGACTGGTCGCAGTTGCGGCGCGCCGCCACCTTCCTGCGCCCGCACCGCGGCGCGCTGGCCGGCGGCATCGTCGCCGTGGCGCTGGCGGGCGGCCTCGGGCTGGTCTTCCCACTGTTGATCAGGGACCTCCTGAACTCCGCCTTCGCGCCCGGGGCGGCCAGCGACCTGGCGCGGGGCGAACTCGACCGCGTGGCGCTCCTGCTTCTCGGCCTGATGCTCGTGCAGGCGGTCTTCAACTACCTGCGCATGTACCTGCTGGGGCGCGTGGGGGAGGCGGTGGTGGCCGACGTGCGCAAGCGCGTCTTCGCTCACCTGCTCGGCCTGTCGGTGCGCTTCTTCGAGGACCGGCGCACGGGCGAGATCACCTCGCGCCTGACGGCCGACATCGCCACCCTGCAGGGCGCCGTCTCGCTGCAACTGGCGCAGTTCGTGAACCAGGGGGTCACGCTCGTCGGAGGCCTGGCCGTGCTGCTCTTCCTCGAGTGGCGCCTCACCCTCCTGATGCTCGCCGTCATCCCGGCGTTGGTCGTGGCGGCCGCCGTGTTCAGCCGCGGCCTCAGGCGCTATAGCACGCGTTTCCAGGACGACCTGGCGGCCGCCAACGCCGCCGCCGAAGAGGCCATGACGTCGATCCGGGTCGTCAAGTCGTTCACGGCGGAGCGCCTCGAGGAGCGTCGCTACGCGCAGGCCATCGATCGCTCGTACGGCAGCGCCCTGAAGCGGGTGACGCTCCGCGCCTACTTCGTGCCTGCGGTCATCCTCGGGATGTCGCTCGGCCTCGCGCTCGTCCTCTGGTACGGCGGGCAGCTGGCGGTCGCCGGGGCGCTGAAGAGCGGCGACCTGGTGGCCTTCCTCCTCATCACGGTGTTCGTGGCGGGCAGCATCGGTACCTTCACGGACCTATGGGCCCAACTGCAGCAGGCCATCGGGGCGTCGCGCCGCATCTTCGAGCTGCTCGATGAGACGACCGACCTGCCCGAGCCGGCTCACCCGGTGACGCTCCCGAGCGTGCGGGGCGAGGTGCGGTTCGAGGGCGTCTCGTTCGGCTACGGCCGGGGTGGCGCCGCCGTGCTTCACGGCGTGGACCTGGTGGCCAGGCCGGGCGAGGTCGTGGCGCTGGTCGGTCCTAGTGGCGCCGGCAAGAGCACGCTCGTGAGCCTCGTCTCCCGCTTCTACGACGTCGACGCCGGCCGGGTCACGCTCGACGGGGTCGACGTGCGGCGGCTCGCTACCGCGGACCTGCGCGCCCTCATCGGGCTGGTGCCGCAGGAGACGCAGCTCTTCTCCGGCTCTGTGCTCGAGAACGTTCGTTACGGTCGCCCGAGCGCGGGCGACGAGGAGGTAAAGGAGGCGTGCGTCGCGGCCAACGCCGACGGGTTCGTGGAGGCGTTGCCCCACGGCTACGCCACGCAGGTCGGCGAGCGCGGCGCGCTCCTCTCGGGCGGGCAGCGGCAACGGCTCGCCATCGCCCGAGCGTTGCTCAAAGACCCGAGGATCCTCATCCTCGACGAGGCGACCAGTTCGCTCGACAGCGAGTCGGAGGCGCTCGTCCAGGCGGCGCTCGAGGTCCTGATGCGGGGGCGGACCACCTTCGTCATCGCCCATCGCCTCGCCACGGTGAGGCGCGCCGATCGCATCCTCGTGCTGGCGGGCGGGCGGATCGTGGAGAGCGGAGCACACGACGAGCTGCTGGCCGCCGAGGGGGTGTACGCCGACCTCTACCAGCTGCAGTTCGCCGGCGGGGCGCCCGTGGCGGCGCGGTAG